The Sulfurihydrogenibium sp. YO3AOP1 genome has a window encoding:
- a CDS encoding cation diffusion facilitator family transporter — MVYIENKLKERNTDQNKNRLIIAIGLNILIVIIQVIFGLYSNSISLITDAIHNFQDVISLIVSLIAILALSKKPTLEMTFGFLKAESMAGFVNSLILMITLIFIIYEATLRLIHPEEVKGLFVIIFGFIAFIVNLVSALILKHHHHHEEDDHHHHEDINIAAAYIHLLSDALLSLSVVIGGIFIYLFQISIIDPILSLIFSIYIFKETFPILKKSYKVLMEAAPSNINLYELIDEMKNRFDEIVEIHDIHVWSLSSKDIYFTGHIVVKDMDKSMEVLENLEKFLKEKGITHSTIQIESTDKICEIFH, encoded by the coding sequence ATGGTTTACATAGAAAATAAACTAAAAGAAAGAAATACAGATCAAAACAAAAACCGGCTAATAATCGCAATAGGATTAAATATTTTAATTGTTATAATTCAAGTTATTTTTGGCTTGTATTCAAACTCAATATCCTTAATCACTGATGCAATTCACAACTTTCAAGATGTTATTTCTTTAATTGTCAGCTTGATTGCCATTTTAGCTTTGTCAAAAAAGCCAACCTTAGAAATGACTTTTGGCTTTTTAAAAGCTGAATCTATGGCCGGCTTTGTAAACAGTTTAATTTTAATGATAACATTAATTTTTATTATTTATGAAGCTACGCTTAGATTGATTCATCCGGAAGAAGTTAAAGGTTTATTTGTCATAATCTTTGGATTTATAGCTTTTATAGTAAATCTAGTATCAGCATTAATTTTAAAACATCATCATCACCATGAAGAAGATGACCACCACCATCATGAGGATATAAACATTGCAGCTGCTTATATTCATCTTTTGAGTGATGCGTTGTTATCCTTGTCTGTTGTGATTGGCGGAATTTTTATCTATCTTTTTCAAATAAGCATCATTGACCCAATCTTATCATTAATTTTCAGTATTTACATCTTTAAAGAAACTTTTCCTATTTTGAAAAAAAGCTATAAGGTTTTAATGGAAGCAGCACCATCTAATATAAATCTGTATGAATTGATAGATGAAATGAAAAATAGATTTGATGAAATTGTAGAAATTCACGATATTCACGTATGGTCTTTATCCTCTAAGGATATCTATTTTACCGGACATATAGTTGTCAAAGATATGGATAAATCAATGGAAGTTCTTGAAAATTTAGAAAAATTCTTAAAAGAAAAAGGTATAACCCATTCTACAATCCAAATAGAAAGTACAGATAAGATATGCGAAATATTTCATTAA
- a CDS encoding rhodanese-like domain-containing protein → MIRKAFLTILLIFGFSFAYQDLNAKQFYEMIQKEKDVIILDVRTPQEYQEGHISNAINIPVQILGQQLDKLKNFKDKKILVYCRSGHRSAIASQILDRAGFKNVYNLKGGLLEWKASGLPLVK, encoded by the coding sequence ATGATAAGAAAGGCTTTTTTGACAATTTTATTAATTTTCGGATTTTCTTTTGCATACCAAGACTTAAATGCAAAGCAGTTTTATGAAATGATACAAAAAGAGAAAGATGTGATAATTCTCGACGTCAGAACACCACAAGAGTACCAAGAAGGACATATAAGTAATGCAATCAACATTCCTGTCCAAATTTTAGGACAGCAATTAGATAAGCTTAAAAACTTCAAAGATAAAAAAATCCTTGTATACTGTAGGTCTGGCCATAGAAGTGCAATCGCAAGTCAGATATTAGATAGAGCCGGATTTAAAAACGTATACAATCTAAAAGGTGGATTACTTGAGTGGAAAGCATCAGGATTACCATTGGTTAAGTAA
- a CDS encoding double zinc ribbon domain-containing protein, whose amino-acid sequence MDYLSGKHQDYHWLSKFKLIFNALFPRECVLCGDPFVFTYQNIVCDDCLSKFEKTESFFCRSCGKSGENTYPICEECKYDRKYSFIEAFTDYYEFGEIIREYKFSKHKNLAYDIAKIIKEDFQKFVRQNQVQNILYIPISNKKLKERGFNHLKEILTYIFPKYLVKDYLIKVKETKLQVELNKTERFENLKDSFKLTVDKIDGNTLVFDDILTTGATLLEAYKTVKDKVNGNLYAYVITKV is encoded by the coding sequence GTGGATTACTTGAGTGGAAAGCATCAGGATTACCATTGGTTAAGTAAATTTAAGCTAATATTTAACGCACTTTTTCCAAGAGAATGTGTTTTATGTGGTGACCCTTTTGTATTTACATACCAAAACATTGTTTGTGATGATTGTTTATCAAAATTTGAAAAAACCGAAAGCTTCTTTTGTAGAAGCTGCGGAAAGTCTGGAGAAAACACCTATCCAATATGTGAAGAATGTAAATACGATAGAAAATATTCCTTCATAGAAGCTTTTACAGATTATTATGAGTTTGGAGAGATTATCAGAGAGTATAAGTTCAGCAAACATAAAAACTTGGCTTACGATATAGCGAAAATCATTAAAGAAGACTTTCAAAAGTTTGTCAGACAAAACCAAGTACAAAATATTTTATACATTCCTATATCGAACAAAAAATTAAAAGAAAGAGGATTTAATCATTTAAAGGAGATTTTGACTTACATATTTCCAAAATATCTCGTAAAAGATTATTTGATAAAAGTCAAAGAGACAAAACTACAGGTTGAGTTAAATAAGACAGAAAGGTTTGAAAATCTAAAAGATAGCTTTAAATTAACAGTTGACAAAATAGATGGCAATACGCTTGTTTTTGATGACATTCTAACAACAGGTGCAACATTATTAGAAGCTTACAAAACAGTCAAAGATAAAGTTAATGGAAATCTGTACGCTTATGTCATCACAAAGGTTTGA
- the speE gene encoding polyamine aminopropyltransferase, which translates to MIWFTEYQTPNTGLTVKVKEAKTVKSKYQEILILDTYEYGKMLVLDGAVQTTERDEFIYHEMLTHPALIKHPNPERVLVIGGGDGGTIREVLKHPSVKEAHLCEIDEEVIKISKEYLPTISCELNNPKVQVFVEDGNKFLDERKNYYDVILLDLSDPVGPAEALFKREFYTKVKNALRENGIMAAQTESPFLQELYFKTAVNEIKQVFKYFGTYLAFIPTYPAGMWSFTLASDDVDILKYEESEFEKIKDLKTKYFCDKIYASLFSIPKFVSDLIK; encoded by the coding sequence TTGATCTGGTTTACTGAGTATCAAACACCAAACACAGGATTAACTGTAAAAGTTAAAGAAGCTAAAACAGTGAAATCAAAGTATCAGGAAATCTTGATCTTAGATACTTATGAGTATGGCAAAATGCTTGTTTTAGATGGTGCAGTTCAAACAACAGAAAGAGATGAGTTTATATATCATGAGATGCTTACTCATCCTGCCTTGATAAAACATCCAAACCCAGAAAGAGTTCTTGTTATTGGCGGTGGTGATGGTGGAACAATTAGAGAAGTTTTAAAGCATCCATCTGTAAAAGAAGCTCATTTATGTGAAATTGATGAAGAAGTTATAAAAATTTCAAAAGAGTATCTTCCTACAATTTCATGTGAACTAAACAATCCAAAAGTCCAAGTTTTTGTAGAAGATGGAAATAAGTTTTTAGATGAAAGAAAAAATTATTATGATGTTATACTGCTTGACCTATCTGACCCAGTAGGTCCTGCAGAAGCTTTGTTTAAAAGAGAATTTTATACTAAGGTTAAAAATGCACTTAGAGAAAATGGAATAATGGCAGCACAAACTGAATCTCCATTTTTACAAGAGCTTTATTTTAAGACAGCTGTAAATGAGATTAAACAAGTATTTAAATATTTTGGAACTTATTTAGCATTTATTCCAACGTATCCAGCTGGAATGTGGAGTTTTACATTGGCTTCCGATGATGTTGATATTTTAAAGTATGAAGAAAGCGAGTTTGAAAAGATTAAGGATTTGAAAACAAAATATTTTTGTGATAAAATATATGCTTCTTTATTTTCAATACCAAAATTTGTATCAGATTTAATTAAATAA
- a CDS encoding bis-aminopropyl spermidine synthase family protein: MAREVLDLIAKRASEKTNIKLYGRSVERVLAGLLTTSDFWKVVDLADQPVPATAEIVRQLVAEGIAKIENDEILLTEKGFNLVKELKIPPAVDYSCKACEGRGIPFYANLDWYRTFLQVTKDRPKAIQEYDQGSVTPETTVSRVLFLDSREDLRDRDILVMGAEDDLTGLAVALTRLPRRVLILDIDERSIDFDNRIFKELGIDNAEAIRFDLRNPFPEEWLKSFDVFITDPPETLKAFKAFIARGIAALRQEGSVGYFGLTLRDSSITRWHQFQKALINDYGMVITDIVQDFNAYMNWDYHAETKAQEVAPVNKVPTDIWYRSAWVRMEALPGFKGENVQITDEVFRELYLDEEGSTT, encoded by the coding sequence TTGGCAAGAGAGGTTTTAGACTTAATCGCAAAAAGAGCATCAGAAAAAACAAATATTAAACTTTACGGAAGAAGTGTAGAAAGGGTGTTGGCTGGTCTTTTAACAACATCAGATTTTTGGAAGGTTGTAGACTTGGCTGACCAACCGGTGCCGGCGACAGCAGAAATAGTAAGACAGCTTGTAGCTGAAGGCATCGCAAAAATAGAAAACGATGAAATCTTATTAACAGAAAAAGGTTTTAATTTAGTAAAAGAGTTAAAAATACCACCGGCGGTAGATTATTCTTGTAAAGCTTGTGAAGGCAGAGGTATACCATTCTATGCAAATTTAGATTGGTATCGTACATTTTTACAAGTTACAAAGGATAGACCGAAAGCAATTCAAGAGTATGACCAAGGCAGCGTTACACCGGAAACTACTGTATCAAGAGTTTTATTCTTAGATTCAAGAGAAGATTTAAGAGACAGAGATATTCTTGTTATGGGTGCTGAGGATGATTTAACAGGTTTAGCTGTAGCTTTAACAAGACTTCCAAGAAGAGTTTTAATCTTAGATATAGATGAAAGGTCTATAGATTTTGATAACAGGATCTTTAAAGAACTTGGCATAGACAATGCAGAAGCTATAAGATTTGATTTAAGAAATCCATTCCCAGAAGAATGGTTGAAATCTTTTGATGTATTTATCACAGACCCGCCGGAAACATTAAAAGCCTTTAAAGCATTCATTGCAAGAGGTATTGCAGCATTAAGACAAGAAGGTAGTGTTGGATACTTTGGATTAACATTAAGAGATTCTTCTATTACAAGATGGCATCAATTCCAAAAAGCTTTAATAAACGACTATGGAATGGTTATTACAGACATAGTTCAAGACTTTAACGCATACATGAACTGGGACTATCATGCTGAGACAAAAGCTCAGGAAGTGGCACCGGTTAATAAAGTTCCAACAGATATATGGTATAGGTCTGCATGGGTAAGAATGGAAGCATTACCAGGTTTTAAAGGTGAAAACGTTCAAATCACTGACGAAGTTTTCAGAGAGTTATACTTAGACGAAGAGGGCTCAACTACTTAA
- the aspS gene encoding aspartate--tRNA ligase, whose protein sequence is MIDQLREFKRDYYCGDLNESNIGDEVRLLGWVDTVRDHGGVIFINLRDREGIVQVVFDPSKIGEELYNKAKKLKSEYVIGVRGRVYRRPAGTENPKMKTGNIEVAGEELLILNTSKALPFPIEDNIKVSEEVRLKYRYLDLRRPSMQRNIILRHEVYQAVREFLAGNGFIEVETPMLTKSTPEGARDFLVPSRLEKGKFYALPQSPQLFKQILMVAGLERYFQIAKCFRDEDLRADRQPEFTQIDLEMSFVTEDDVMTLAESLIQYVYKKVLGIDIKIPFRRMSYEEAINKYGTDKPDLRYGLELIDITDLAKEVEFKVFNDVAKSGGLVKGINIKGGSKFSRKEIDELTEYAKKFGAKGMAWVKLENGEATSPILKFFTEEQKQKLFSLMDAKDGDLLIFIADKKDITHKVLGFLRKHIAEKMNLIDNSKLEFLWVVDFPLFEWDEEENRLVAIHHPFTSPKDEDIDRLDEALNSPEIALSFKSKAYDMVLNGEEIGGGSIRIHTPYIQEKVFQLLNISEEEAKEKFGFLIEALSYGAPPHGGLAFGLDRILALMTGSESIRDVIAFPKTQKGICPLTGAPDYVSEKQLKEVGIKVEVDEE, encoded by the coding sequence ATGATAGACCAGCTTAGAGAATTTAAAAGAGATTACTACTGTGGAGATTTAAACGAATCAAATATAGGTGATGAAGTTAGACTTCTTGGTTGGGTTGACACTGTTAGAGACCATGGCGGAGTTATTTTTATAAATCTCAGAGACAGAGAGGGTATAGTTCAAGTAGTTTTTGATCCATCAAAAATTGGAGAAGAGTTATACAATAAAGCGAAAAAACTCAAATCAGAATACGTTATCGGTGTGAGAGGTAGAGTTTACAGAAGACCTGCAGGTACTGAAAATCCTAAAATGAAAACAGGAAACATAGAAGTAGCCGGTGAAGAGCTTTTAATCTTAAACACATCCAAGGCTTTACCTTTTCCAATAGAAGATAATATAAAAGTTAGCGAAGAAGTTAGATTAAAATACAGATATTTAGACTTAAGAAGACCATCTATGCAAAGAAACATAATATTAAGACACGAAGTATATCAAGCTGTAAGAGAGTTCTTAGCCGGAAATGGATTTATTGAAGTAGAAACCCCAATGCTTACAAAATCAACACCGGAGGGAGCAAGAGACTTTTTAGTTCCATCAAGATTAGAAAAAGGCAAATTTTATGCACTTCCACAATCACCACAGCTATTTAAACAAATCTTAATGGTTGCAGGACTTGAAAGATACTTCCAAATAGCCAAATGTTTTAGAGATGAAGACCTAAGAGCAGACAGACAGCCAGAATTTACACAAATAGACTTAGAGATGTCTTTTGTAACAGAAGATGATGTGATGACTTTAGCAGAATCTTTGATTCAGTATGTATACAAAAAAGTTCTTGGAATTGATATAAAAATTCCTTTTAGAAGAATGAGCTATGAAGAAGCTATAAATAAATATGGAACAGACAAGCCTGACCTAAGATATGGCTTAGAGCTTATAGATATTACAGATTTAGCAAAAGAGGTAGAATTTAAAGTATTTAACGATGTAGCAAAATCCGGCGGGCTTGTAAAAGGTATAAACATTAAAGGTGGATCTAAATTTTCAAGAAAAGAAATTGACGAGCTTACAGAATACGCTAAAAAGTTTGGTGCCAAAGGAATGGCATGGGTTAAACTTGAAAATGGAGAAGCTACTTCTCCAATCCTAAAATTCTTCACAGAAGAGCAAAAACAAAAGTTATTTAGCCTTATGGATGCAAAAGATGGAGACTTGCTAATATTTATTGCAGATAAAAAAGATATCACTCACAAAGTTTTAGGATTTTTAAGAAAGCATATAGCAGAAAAAATGAATCTAATAGACAATAGCAAATTAGAGTTTTTATGGGTGGTTGATTTTCCACTTTTTGAATGGGACGAAGAAGAAAATAGACTTGTTGCAATACACCATCCGTTCACAAGTCCAAAAGACGAAGATATAGATAGATTGGACGAAGCTTTAAACAGTCCAGAAATTGCACTTAGCTTTAAATCAAAAGCTTACGACATGGTTTTAAATGGTGAGGAGATAGGTGGGGGTTCAATAAGAATACATACACCTTACATACAAGAAAAAGTATTCCAGCTTTTAAACATTTCAGAAGAAGAGGCAAAAGAAAAATTTGGGTTTTTAATAGAAGCTTTAAGCTACGGAGCACCACCACACGGCGGATTAGCTTTTGGTCTTGATAGAATTTTAGCACTTATGACAGGTAGCGAAAGCATAAGAGACGTAATCGCATTCCCTAAGACACAAAAAGGAATATGTCCGCTAACAGGAGCACCGGATTATGTTTCAGAAAAACAACTTAAAGAAGTAGGAATAAAAGTAGAGGTAGATGAAGAATGA